TGCCATTGAGGAGGATTTTTATCAGTTCTCTTcaagatttgtttgtttgaggaTCTCAGATGCTTAATTTTCGATGGTGAGCCCAGACTGTAAGACCAAAGCAAAGATgagaaaacataataaaaaacataaataacatgTGCAGCTGGAGTGGAGGTAATATGGCATGTAGTGCCAACAATTCAgcgttagccctgcgacagaccgGTGACCCGTGCAGGGTCATTCCCCGCCTCTCGGCCTGTACCAGGCTCGAGCCCCCCGGTGACCCTACTTTTACACGTTAATTAAATTTGAGCTGTTAATGATTGCTAATGTAAATAAGAGTGGAAATGAATGTTGCAGAAAAACAGTTATTGTTTGATTCAGTGCACAGAGCAATAATAATACATACTAATTAATACTAATTCTAGTTAGTTATTTAAATGTGGAGTGCGCTCTAAGTGCTGCTACTTATTTCCAATGTGGTGGCTGCACATTAGAGCTGTGACACTTTTCCTTTGTTTGAACATTCACGCATTAAGTCCCACAGCAGGACACGGTTTCGCTCGTCAGCAGGTCAAAGTGACTTTTAGTGACTGAACAGGTTTTTGTAGTGTGTGTTCAACATAACCAGGCTTTCTTTGAGCCCAGCACATTATTATGTGTTTTGGCAGCGGCATTTCCgtcagtgtaaaataaaattagcaTCTGATTAGGACCaagtataaaaatattttcacattttctgcATCACTAAATGATTCAGTGTAAATTATAGCACCAATGCGACACGCTGTTTGTGCTGCTGGTCTTCATTTGTGCTTTAGCCAGGTGAAAAGAGAGTTACTCAGAAAACTCTGACTTTAAGCTTCACATAGCTCGATAAGCTACAGTAttaatcatcatcataatcataatatataatataataattcaAAACACTCAAGGACACTTCACAGAACAAATAAGACGagcataaaaacaggaaataaacagaATAATAAAAGATTTTTAAGAGCATGGCGTAGTTATACAGAGTAGGCTCTGGTTCTTGAACAGGTGGGTTTTGAGGGTGGACTTAAAACGGGGGAAAGAACTGATGTTTCTGAGGTCAGGGGGTCAGGAATTCCACAGGTGAGGGGCAGAGCGGCTAAAAGCCCCGCCCCCCACAGAAACAAGACGAGGaggaacaaaaagaagaagagaagaggaggatcTGAGGCACCGGGATGGGATGGAGATCTGTACCAAGTCAGAGAGATATGGTGGGGAGAGAGAATGAATAGCCTTAAATGTGTAGAGgagtattttaaaattaatgtggaGTTGAACCGGGAGCCAGTGAAGCTGCTTCAGGATAGAGGTGATGTGGTGAGTAGAGGGAGTCCTAGTAATAATACGAtcagcagagttctggacacgTTGGAGCTTGTTGACGGATTTTTGTTGGCAGGCCAGATAAGAGTGAGTTACAGTAGTTGATCCGAGAGGTCACGAGACTATGGACGAGGATAGCAGTGGCACGTGGAGTGAGGAAGGGGCGGAGGCGATTGATGTTACGGAGGTGAAAATAAGCTGGTCGAGTGACATTATTGAGTTAAAGGATAATGTACTGTCAAGAATGACGCCCAAACTTTTCACAGAAGGAGAGGTAGAAACCGACGAGTTATTGATAGTAACAGAAGAAGTGTTAGTCCTGGATAGCAATGATTTGGAGCCAACCAGGAGAAGTTCTGTAGTACacactaaacaaaaacaaacaaacaaacaaacaaacatgcaaagCGTAGCAAGAAACAGGAAGCTGTCAGCTCATGTAAAACACTGGTAGCACAAAATCCTGAAAAGGTAAGTTTGAACTTGTTAAACTGAAAGTGAACAAAGGTCAAATCAAAGCTCCATAACTACTGTGTTTGTCTCCATTTTACCAAAGGACGCGCTCTGTGAGATTGTCAGCAAGGTTCGAGCTACTTTTCCAGGCAACCTTATTGTCCTCCATTACCAGttaaatctgtcattttttaaaaccagtTGAAGATTTGTAACATTGTCTTCATGTTTAACTGATTATTGCATCACACCCTTCTTTAGCTAAATGCTTTTCACGCCACCTTTGTCTGTGAAAAAGCTTCAGTGGTTTTTTTCCTTACTGTCCTCAATTATTTATTAACTTAATTTATCGATAGAAGAGACAAGAGTTCAAACTGATAATGTGTAAGAGCACCCGCTGCATGGCCACAAACTACCTCAAACTGTTATATGAAGACACATTTCAACGTGTTACTGCAATCATGCAGAtctatgtgttttttttatattaaaaaagtcATTTAGTCTGCACCACATTTTTATGGAAGATGTGAGATCATAGAATTTAAATGACAAACTGATAACAGTTGGTCGTCTGCTGTCTAATCATAACTAACTGGCACGTTCTAGATTTTAAAATCAACTTTGCTCAATTTATCATCAGTATTTATGCATGCTAAGAATACGTGTAAATGCAATTAATAGATCCTCcctttattttaatgtattgcTTCCAAAATGCATTTTCACGTGAAAATTACGCACTAAGATAGAATTAACTCAACATTCACGTCTGATTTGTCAGATCCTCTCTCATGATTACTGCAAGCacaaattgaaaaataaaaaatagagtAGATGCATTCACACTCATTTTTATCAGCTGTGTTGCATCACTGAAGCTGGCTCAGCCTCTCAGCATGGGACAGAGCAGACAGATCACTCTTGGTTAATGTTTAACTGGACTGTAAGCTGAGTCTCGCTCTTGTATATAAAGACGAAGTTTCTGAGCAACCGCCTGCAGCAGAGAGGACTTTAAAGGTAAGAACATTGCTTTATTAGCTAACCACTGAATAGATTtcaggaaacttaaacattatgTTTGGAAATGAAGTGCAGACAGTCCAGATCCTGCTGTCATTGTGTCCTAATTCATTTCCCACTGTTATCCCTGGAagtgttaacttttttttttttacattttaaatacttgtttttctcttgacAGTGCTCTAAAGATGCGTGGTCTCTTTGCTAGTTGTGCGCTCGTTGCACTGCTCCTGGCCGTAGCCTTggccgaccaccaccaccaccacagctcTGCACACAGCGACGAGGAGCACGATAGCTGCCACAAGCTCTCTGCTCCTAATGCTGACTTTGCTGTTGTCCTCTACAAAAGTCTGAATGCCAAGACTGCTGCTGGAAACAACATCTTCTTTTCGCCACTGGGCATCTCCACTGCCCTGTCCCTGCTATCTACTGGAGCCCGCGGTGAAACCCACAGCCAGCTGTTCTCCAGCCTGGGCTACAGCACCTTAAACCAGACTCAGGTCAACGAAGCCTACAAGCATCTTTTTCACATGCTTGGAGAAAGCCAGGAGAACCAAAAGCTGGATGTTGGCAATGCTGCTGCGGTGCGCTCCGGCTTCAGTCCTCTGGAGGAGTTCTTAAATGACATCAAGCAGTACTACTCTGGTGAAATCTTTCAAGTTGACTTTACCAAACCTGAAGAGGCTGCAGCTGAAATCAACAAACACATTGCCAGCAAAACCCACGACAAGATCAAAGACATGGTGAAGGACTTGGACCCTGAAATGGCAATGGTCCTTATCAACTACGTCTACTTCAGAGGTAAGACACACGCAGACAGAACAGACAGTGTCAGCAGGTGTTTGTTCTCTGGTTCAAGGTTTTCACAGATAGAGAATAGCACAAATACATGAAACGAACAAGTCTGAAGGATGCAACATTTTCAAATAAGTACCCACTATCAATATAGGCTTGATGTGACCCGTTACAGGACAGTGGGAGAAACCTTTCGACGGTAACATAACACGCAAAGAGGAATTCCATGTGGACGGAAGCACCACAGTTGAGGTGGACATGATGAGGAAGACGGGACGCTACGACTACTACAGAGACGACGGGAACCACGCCACCATTTTGCTGCTGCCATACAAGGGCAACACCTCCATGATGATTGTTTTCCCCGATGAAGACAAAATGAATCAGGTGGAGGCTGTCATCAGCAAAGATCAACTCAGGCGCTGGCACGATTCCTTCTTCAGGACGTAAGAGAGCACCTCGTAAGTGGCTGTTTGTGGTTGCGTATATTTCTGGGACTCTTACACTGGTGTTTTTCTCTTGTATTTGTTTCTCAGTAACGTGAATCTTGGCATGCCAAAGTTTTCCATCTCTGCCAAAGCCTCCCTAGATGACACACTAAAAGAAAGTGGAATAACGGACGCTTTTGGAGACAAAGCTGATTTTTCTGGCATGTCTAATGAGGTCCCGCTCAAAGTCTCAAAGGTAGGATCGCTGAATATGACTTCATTGTTTTGTCCACTTCATGGACTCAAACGTGACATTGGCTCTTGTGTCCTGGTTCCTCCAACAGGTGTCTCACCAGGCGGTGCTAAGCGTGGATGAAACAGGAAcggaggctgctgctgccaccaCTGTAGAGATCATGCCAATGAGTCTGCCCCAAGCTATAACACTCAACAGACCCTTCCTGCTCTTCATCCTTGAGCATTCAACAAGGAGCATCCTCTTCATGGGCAAGATCAACAACCCCACAGCCTAAGGATGCCCTTAGAGAAGTGTGCGCTACATTTGTTCCATTTTCACACTGCAGCAGTAGCTCCGGGGCTTATCTTTACCTCGGGATCTTAAAATGTTGTGGAGGTGCCGCTGTAATAATAAGAACACTGGGGAAATAATGTTTAGCCAATAGTGTGATGAATATGACATCACATCTGTCATCTGTCTGTCAGCATCAAACATTTATTACTAAAAACTGAACTTGGCTAGGGGCATAGATGTCTGAACATGTAGACGCAgttcatgaaaaaaagaaacacaagtcAAAGAAGCCTCTACTAACACAGCACATCAGCTTTTGTGTGGCCGATTGTGTTTTGAATTTGGTTCAACAtgaagtgaaataaaaactTTCCACTTTGAACACAGGCCATGttatattatttcattttgtttcagtCCAGTGATCTTTGCAAATGATcatatatatattattctatAATGAAGTCAGTGTCATTGCTGTAAGGCTCTTATCTgttatttacagttatgtttaggcagaattaaaaatatgatttttttttgtgttctttgaaTCTCACTCTGACCTGCTGATGGAGCTCAAGAGACTTATTACATTTCATCAGTCACCCGAGTATCCATAGAAGCGTTTTAATTTCAAACTTAAGGTTGAGATTAACTGGGGGATTCTTTTTAGCAGTGACACCAATGCCTGGTGAGTCATCATCAAAGATCAGTTTGCGATCAAATCACAGCCACAGAGTCCTCATCCTCACCTGAACATGTTCAGTAAGGCCTGGAAACTCGTTCACACCTGACACCAGCCTGTTTGCACACACCCACATGCCGACAGACTGCGTTTTCtaaatatttatatacacacagttactgatgaaagaaaaagaagatattactttattattagtattacATGATTTTATCTAAATAGATTTATATTATTTACAGTTAAATCTAAATCtaactcttcaaaataaaaaacagactaCTATTCCATATGAAATATGGTGTGAACATCAAGTGTTGAGGAAACAAACTTGTCATGTTGCCTGGCAACCACCTAGCAACAGGCTAAAAACACCCATTTGTAACGTTTGCAAAGTTTATGACATCTGTATCATTTTAGGATTgcaacagtaacacacacacacacacacacacacacacacacacacacacatacacacacacacacacacacacacacacacacacacatatattccTTTAATTAATTATCATATATTATGACGTCAACATGGACACATCTACAAAAACATGTATATAGTACAGCAGGACCTGAGCACTGCAGGAGACCCACAACAAGGGATCATTAGTATAAGTACAGAGTCATG
The genomic region above belongs to Pelmatolapia mariae isolate MD_Pm_ZW linkage group LG15, Pm_UMD_F_2, whole genome shotgun sequence and contains:
- the LOC134643440 gene encoding alpha-1-antitrypsin homolog; protein product: MRGLFASCALVALLLAVALADHHHHHSSAHSDEEHDSCHKLSAPNADFAVVLYKSLNAKTAAGNNIFFSPLGISTALSLLSTGARGETHSQLFSSLGYSTLNQTQVNEAYKHLFHMLGESQENQKLDVGNAAAVRSGFSPLEEFLNDIKQYYSGEIFQVDFTKPEEAAAEINKHIASKTHDKIKDMVKDLDPEMAMVLINYVYFRGQWEKPFDGNITRKEEFHVDGSTTVEVDMMRKTGRYDYYRDDGNHATILLLPYKGNTSMMIVFPDEDKMNQVEAVISKDQLRRWHDSFFRTNVNLGMPKFSISAKASLDDTLKESGITDAFGDKADFSGMSNEVPLKVSKVSHQAVLSVDETGTEAAAATTVEIMPMSLPQAITLNRPFLLFILEHSTRSILFMGKINNPTA